The Methanocella arvoryzae MRE50 genome includes a region encoding these proteins:
- a CDS encoding molybdopterin biosynthesis protein, with protein sequence MSNSSRKEFRTLVSLEDARKALLPFYKTAEEQVPLPECYGRTLARNIASRVDVPGFDRASMDGFAVKARDTWGADEAEPRSLRIAGIIHAGDTPAVKVEPGTAVEIATGAMMPEGANAVVMVEQTDTEGDTVNIRKPVSPGENVMHAGADVMQGELVLRKGTRLTSREISVLAAVGLKEVPVYRRPGVAIISTGNEIASPGEPLKPGQIYDVNAYAVGAGVIENGGEPCYYGIVRDEPDAFRKALLDASTKADLVLTSGSTSAGASDMMFSTVGGVGKVLVHGIKIKPGKPTIIGEANGRPFIGLPGYPSSALTIFNEVAAPLIRHMSGHPEPERSTVKAKMALTLQSEAGREVLQPVGLTRTKDGLAAYPIEKGSGAVTSLRDADGYVEIGEDVHVIEEGSEVEVRLFSPVISFPDLLIIGSHCLGIDVITDLMGEKGFTVRSINVGSLGGFRSIRKGVADVAGVHLLDESGVYNEPFLKSLGIGDATLVKGYIREQGIIVARGNPLHIRGIADLPGKRIVNRTKGSGTRTLFDMELRKLAAEKGVPFEKLIESIRGYDVEAKTHSAVAAAIIAGKADAGLGIKTVAVQNRLDFIPLRDEEYDFVIRKEVLDRPATKAFLEILKSKEFDAELQNLGYRLKI encoded by the coding sequence TTGAGTAACAGCAGCAGAAAAGAATTCCGCACCTTGGTGTCGCTGGAAGACGCCCGCAAGGCGCTGCTTCCGTTCTACAAAACGGCAGAGGAGCAGGTGCCCCTTCCTGAGTGCTACGGCCGCACCCTGGCCCGAAACATCGCATCCAGGGTAGACGTGCCCGGGTTCGACCGGGCCTCCATGGACGGCTTTGCAGTCAAAGCCAGGGACACATGGGGAGCAGATGAGGCAGAGCCCAGATCGCTGAGGATCGCCGGCATCATTCACGCAGGGGACACGCCCGCTGTGAAGGTCGAGCCAGGCACCGCTGTCGAGATCGCCACCGGCGCCATGATGCCCGAAGGGGCCAACGCGGTCGTCATGGTAGAGCAGACGGACACCGAGGGCGACACTGTCAACATACGAAAGCCCGTTTCCCCCGGGGAGAACGTCATGCATGCAGGCGCCGACGTCATGCAGGGCGAGCTGGTGCTCAGGAAGGGCACACGGCTCACATCTAGAGAGATCAGCGTCCTCGCTGCGGTAGGTCTAAAAGAGGTCCCAGTGTACCGCAGGCCAGGGGTCGCCATCATCTCCACCGGCAACGAGATCGCTTCCCCGGGCGAGCCGCTGAAGCCCGGGCAGATCTACGACGTCAACGCCTACGCAGTCGGAGCGGGAGTCATCGAGAACGGGGGCGAGCCGTGCTACTATGGCATCGTCCGTGACGAGCCCGACGCTTTCCGCAAAGCGCTGCTGGACGCCAGCACAAAGGCAGATCTGGTTCTCACTTCGGGCAGCACCTCCGCCGGAGCGTCGGACATGATGTTCTCCACCGTGGGCGGAGTAGGCAAAGTCCTCGTCCACGGCATCAAGATCAAGCCCGGCAAGCCCACGATCATAGGCGAAGCCAACGGCCGGCCTTTCATCGGACTCCCCGGCTACCCCTCCTCGGCGCTGACCATCTTCAACGAAGTGGCCGCACCGCTGATAAGGCACATGAGCGGCCACCCGGAACCGGAGCGCTCCACAGTTAAGGCGAAGATGGCCCTCACCCTCCAGTCCGAGGCGGGCAGGGAAGTCCTCCAGCCGGTAGGCCTTACCAGGACAAAGGACGGCCTGGCGGCTTACCCGATAGAAAAGGGATCAGGCGCAGTGACGTCTCTGAGGGACGCCGACGGCTACGTGGAGATCGGTGAGGACGTCCACGTGATCGAGGAAGGCTCCGAAGTAGAGGTGAGGCTGTTCTCTCCAGTCATCTCGTTCCCTGACCTGCTCATCATAGGCAGCCACTGCCTGGGCATCGATGTGATCACGGACCTTATGGGGGAGAAAGGCTTCACCGTCAGGTCGATCAACGTCGGCTCCCTGGGCGGCTTCCGCTCCATCCGCAAAGGCGTGGCCGACGTGGCAGGGGTACACCTGCTCGACGAGTCCGGCGTCTATAACGAGCCCTTCCTGAAGTCGCTGGGCATCGGGGACGCCACCCTGGTTAAGGGCTACATCCGGGAGCAGGGGATCATCGTGGCCAGGGGTAACCCCCTGCACATCCGGGGAATCGCTGACCTGCCCGGAAAGCGGATCGTCAACCGGACTAAAGGGTCTGGTACAAGGACGCTGTTCGACATGGAACTGCGGAAGCTGGCAGCAGAGAAGGGTGTGCCCTTCGAAAAGCTGATCGAGTCAATCCGGGGCTATGACGTGGAGGCTAAGACACATAGTGCCGTTGCTGCGGCGATCATTGCCGGCAAGGCGGACGCGGGCCTGGGGATTAAAACAGTAGCGGTCCAGAACAGGCTGGACTTCATACCTTTGAGGGACGAGGAGTACGATTTCGTGATCAGGAAAGAGGTCCTGGATAGGCCTGCTACAAAGGCTTTCCTTGAGATACTTAAGTCAAAGGAATTTGACGCGGAGCTCCAAAATCTGGGATACAGGCTAAAGATCTAA